In one window of Funiculus sociatus GB2-C1 DNA:
- a CDS encoding tetratricopeptide repeat protein, translating into MNEFSLNSLLEDLKNPDEKVRYEATAELWRIWFYQKGVAGFEILQRSQALLEAGEIAKAEELLREIIAAQPDFAEAWNRRAVLYYILRDYKKALNDCQMAVELIPFHFGALHGMGLCYLALEEYTAAIVAFRKALEIQPYALENQRLILECTAKLS; encoded by the coding sequence ATGAATGAATTTTCTCTCAATTCGTTACTAGAAGACCTGAAAAACCCTGATGAAAAGGTGCGCTATGAGGCTACGGCTGAGCTTTGGCGCATTTGGTTTTATCAAAAGGGAGTAGCGGGTTTTGAAATTTTACAGCGATCGCAGGCATTACTTGAAGCAGGAGAGATTGCCAAAGCCGAAGAGTTACTTAGAGAAATCATCGCAGCTCAACCTGATTTTGCCGAAGCTTGGAATAGACGAGCCGTACTTTACTATATTCTCAGGGATTATAAAAAAGCTCTTAACGACTGTCAAATGGCTGTCGAGCTAATTCCATTTCACTTTGGCGCACTGCATGGTATGGGGTTGTGTTATCTCGCACTGGAAGAATACACTGCTGCTATCGTAGCTTTTAGAAAAGCTTTGGAAATTCAGCCTTATGCGCTAGAGAATCAACGGTTAATTTTAGAGTGTACAGCAAAATTGAGTTAA
- a CDS encoding response regulator, which translates to MATIENPKEILLVEDNPNDLELALLALRRNKISNHIHIARDGEEALNFLFRKGPFADRNLNNNPKLILLDLKLPKIDGLEVLQAIKSDPQTRKIPVVILTSSCEECDMVDSYQLGVNSYIVKPVDFEQFTEAVRQLGLYWLVLNQSPIF; encoded by the coding sequence ATGGCGACAATTGAGAACCCAAAGGAAATCTTGCTAGTCGAAGACAACCCTAACGATTTGGAACTCGCACTTTTGGCCCTGCGGAGAAACAAAATCTCCAATCACATCCACATCGCCCGCGACGGTGAGGAGGCGCTAAACTTTCTTTTCCGTAAAGGCCCCTTTGCAGACCGCAACCTCAACAACAACCCCAAACTGATTCTGCTTGACTTAAAACTCCCCAAAATTGATGGTTTAGAAGTTTTGCAGGCCATCAAATCCGACCCCCAAACCCGTAAAATTCCAGTAGTAATACTTACCTCATCCTGTGAAGAGTGCGACATGGTGGATAGTTACCAACTCGGTGTCAACAGTTACATCGTCAAGCCTGTAGACTTTGAACAGTTCACTGAAGCTGTGAGGCAGTTGGGGTTGTACTGGCTAGTGTTGAACCAGTCTCCAATCTTCTAA
- a CDS encoding PAS domain S-box protein: MASRLGTGNAYATSLRSRLLLLVLVAVIPAFGLTLYTHLEDRHLETVEAKENALRLNRLATDNQERLIENTRQLLTVLAQLPEVRQQDAKLCNEFLASLRQKYPDYGNLGVVEADGDVFCSALPFKKSTNLGHRPWFVRTLKERNFATGDYQIGQITGRPGLVFSYPLLDEKRQVTGVVYAALDLRSLSQLVNTSHLPPGSTFTVIDSNGTILARYPNPEKWIGQSAPEVPLVKTILKTQKTGTVESVGLDGISRLYAFAPLSGVCTNSSDRCSIYVTIGIPKTVAYAEAQGRLKRNLFTLGLIAIFVVIATWIGSDVFILRRVKALIKATHRLAKGDLSVRAGLAYASGEFNQLAYAFDTMAASLENSFKERESAEAALRKSEKKYRSLVNSLPQVLFQTDEAGHWTFLNPAWTQLTGFTIEESIGKNFLDYIHPEERDRNLQEFFALISQQKEYFHNQGRYITKDGRYCYLEVTAQLTLASDGRINGTSGSLTDITQRKIAESALRESEERWHLALRGNNDGIWDWNIKTNQVFFSARWKEMLGYEDDEITNHLDEWIGRIHPDDVDWVQQLCQDHLDKKIPFYIAEFRLRCKDGTYKWILNRGQALWDETGNPVRMTGSHTDISDRKLGEAALAASEAKFRSLIQNSSDIITIIDADGVMQYQSPSVEIILGYKSEELIGKRYFDFVDPEKIKYVKNNLHNLIENPGLAVSIEYRYQHKNGYWRYLSSRCTNLFADPAVGGIVINSRDITGRKTAEEALRQSEERFRNIVENTNDWVWEKNINNAYTYVNPKVKDILGYEPDEILGKRLFEFMTPSEAERFAQLMDYFTSLRQPFSELEKTLLHKDGHQVILGTSGSPVFDHQGVFQGYRGIARDITLAKQAEALIAGQKRLLEMIATGLPLLQVLDALAQFIEEHSGEGISSILLVDKTGTKLLNGAAPSLPDSYTQAINGIAIAPNVGCCGSAAYFGKPVIVSDIENDPLWTEFRDLALSNGLRSCWSMPIFSTNGKILGTFAMYYGKVRPPSADDLQLIAVATQMAGIAIERQQSLEALQESEARFRRLAESNMFGVFFGDINGNIAEANNAFLSMVGYTREDLLAGRVHWDALIPLECRSLNERAIAEIRKSGSCTPFEQEYTRKDGSCVPILFGMALLDEYTDRVGCFAVDLTERRQLEKALAELLVLEQQARTEAQASEQRYRLLADAMPQIVWTGQPDGFLDYYNQRWFDYTGMTLEQTQGWGWQPVLHPDDVQNCLDTWNHAVQTGEPYKIEYRFKRASDGKYRWHLGWALPLRDRNGNIIKWFGTSTDIDDQKRAEEGLRQSEERYRSLARATTQIVWTTNGQGEMITEQADWTAYTGQSEAEIQGWGWLEAVHPDERDRASQEWSQAIQTKSIYNAEFRLRGADGDYRYFNVRGVPLLSEEGEIREWIGTCTDITEKVLSQEAIRQLNAELEKRVIERTAQLEAANKELEAFCYSVSHDLRSPLRAINGFSRILQEDYSDQLDPEAQRYQQMVQDNAQKMGELIDDLLSFSRLSRQPLRKQPVAILDLVRQVLAELHQEQQNRNIEITIGELPICQGDAALLKQVFINLLSNAFKFTRDREIAQIEIGYNNQSLTNTQELITNDVYFIKDNGAGFDMRYAHKLFGVFQRLHRAEEYEGTGVGLAIVQRIIHRHGGRIWAESAVNQGTIFYFTLTGANGDN; encoded by the coding sequence GAAAAGACAAGTGACAGGGGTAGTTTATGCTGCCCTAGATTTGCGATCGCTAAGTCAATTAGTTAACACTTCCCATCTGCCGCCCGGATCGACTTTTACCGTTATTGACAGCAACGGGACAATTTTAGCCCGCTACCCCAACCCAGAAAAATGGATTGGGCAGTCTGCGCCAGAAGTACCGTTGGTCAAAACTATTCTCAAAACACAAAAGACAGGTACCGTTGAATCTGTTGGCTTGGATGGTATATCGCGCTTGTATGCCTTTGCGCCGCTTTCTGGTGTTTGTACAAATAGCAGCGATCGCTGTAGCATTTACGTAACCATTGGCATTCCTAAAACTGTTGCCTATGCTGAGGCTCAAGGAAGGCTGAAGAGAAACTTATTTACTTTAGGGTTAATTGCGATATTCGTAGTCATTGCCACCTGGATAGGCAGCGACGTATTTATATTGCGACGGGTAAAAGCGCTAATAAAGGCAACGCACCGCCTCGCCAAAGGCGATTTGAGCGTCCGGGCTGGCTTGGCTTATGCTAGCGGAGAATTCAACCAGTTAGCTTATGCCTTTGACACGATGGCAGCATCGTTGGAAAACTCTTTTAAAGAACGCGAATCAGCAGAAGCAGCTTTGCGAAAAAGTGAGAAAAAGTATCGTTCACTGGTTAATAGTCTGCCACAAGTGCTATTTCAAACCGATGAAGCTGGACATTGGACATTTCTCAATCCTGCGTGGACACAACTTACTGGCTTTACTATTGAAGAAAGCATTGGGAAGAATTTTTTAGATTATATTCATCCCGAAGAACGCGATCGCAACTTACAAGAATTTTTTGCCTTAATTTCACAGCAGAAAGAATACTTTCACAATCAGGGAAGATATATTACCAAAGATGGTAGATATTGTTACCTGGAAGTAACCGCCCAATTAACTCTAGCTTCCGACGGTAGAATTAATGGCACCAGTGGCAGCCTCACCGACATCACCCAGCGCAAAATCGCGGAGTCAGCTTTAAGAGAAAGTGAAGAACGCTGGCATCTAGCATTGCGCGGTAATAATGATGGAATTTGGGACTGGAATATCAAAACTAATCAAGTTTTCTTTTCAGCTAGATGGAAGGAGATGTTAGGTTATGAAGATGATGAAATTACTAACCATTTGGATGAATGGATCGGCCGCATACATCCAGATGATGTTGACTGGGTGCAACAACTTTGCCAAGATCATTTGGATAAGAAAATACCATTTTACATCGCCGAGTTTCGCCTAAGGTGCAAAGACGGCACTTATAAATGGATTTTAAATCGCGGTCAGGCGCTGTGGGATGAAACAGGGAACCCCGTGCGGATGACTGGTTCGCACACAGATATAAGCGATCGCAAGCTTGGAGAAGCAGCACTTGCAGCCAGTGAGGCTAAATTCCGTTCGCTAATTCAAAATAGCTCAGACATCATCACTATTATTGATGCTGATGGCGTAATGCAGTATCAAAGTCCCTCTGTTGAGATAATTTTGGGATATAAATCAGAGGAATTAATTGGTAAGAGATATTTCGATTTTGTTGATCCTGAAAAAATTAAGTATGTTAAAAATAATTTGCACAACTTAATTGAAAACCCTGGCTTAGCCGTATCGATAGAATACAGATATCAACATAAAAACGGATATTGGCGCTATTTATCATCAAGATGCACTAACCTTTTTGCTGACCCTGCTGTGGGTGGTATTGTTATTAATTCTCGCGATATTACTGGACGCAAAACTGCTGAAGAAGCACTGCGACAAAGTGAAGAAAGATTCCGCAATATAGTCGAAAATACTAACGACTGGGTGTGGGAAAAAAATATTAACAATGCTTATACTTACGTCAACCCGAAAGTCAAAGATATTCTAGGTTACGAGCCAGACGAAATTCTGGGAAAGAGGCTTTTTGAGTTTATGACACCGTCAGAGGCTGAGCGATTTGCTCAATTGATGGATTACTTTACCTCACTCAGACAACCGTTCTCGGAACTGGAAAAAACGTTACTTCACAAAGATGGTCATCAAGTTATACTCGGAACCAGCGGTTCTCCAGTCTTCGACCATCAAGGTGTTTTTCAAGGTTATCGCGGTATCGCTCGTGACATAACTCTTGCCAAGCAAGCGGAAGCGCTGATAGCCGGACAAAAACGTTTATTAGAAATGATTGCCACGGGACTGCCACTCCTTCAGGTGCTGGACGCTTTGGCGCAGTTTATCGAGGAACATTCTGGTGAAGGCATTAGCTCGATCCTGCTTGTTGACAAAACTGGGACAAAATTGCTGAATGGAGCCGCTCCTAGTCTCCCAGACAGCTACACTCAGGCAATAAATGGAATAGCGATCGCTCCTAATGTTGGTTGCTGCGGTTCGGCGGCGTATTTTGGTAAACCAGTCATCGTTTCAGACATCGAAAACGATCCCCTGTGGACAGAATTTCGCGATTTGGCATTATCTAATGGATTGCGAAGCTGTTGGTCGATGCCAATATTTTCCACCAATGGCAAGATACTGGGGACTTTCGCCATGTATTACGGCAAAGTTCGCCCCCCCAGTGCCGACGATTTGCAACTGATTGCAGTAGCAACGCAAATGGCAGGAATTGCGATTGAGCGCCAGCAGTCTTTGGAAGCGTTGCAAGAAAGCGAAGCCCGGTTTAGGCGGTTAGCTGAGTCGAATATGTTTGGTGTATTTTTTGGGGATATTAACGGTAATATCGCCGAAGCTAACAACGCTTTTCTGTCGATGGTGGGCTACACGCGGGAGGATCTTCTCGCAGGTAGAGTGCATTGGGACGCATTGATTCCCCTAGAATGTCGCTCTCTGAATGAACGAGCGATCGCAGAAATTAGAAAGTCTGGCTCTTGTACCCCTTTCGAGCAAGAATACACTCGCAAGGATGGCAGTTGCGTCCCCATTCTATTCGGTATGGCACTTTTGGACGAGTATACGGATCGGGTTGGCTGCTTTGCAGTTGACTTGACAGAGCGCAGACAGCTGGAAAAAGCACTAGCCGAACTTTTGGTACTTGAGCAGCAGGCGCGTACAGAGGCCCAAGCCAGCGAACAGCGCTATCGCCTTCTAGCAGACGCAATGCCGCAGATCGTCTGGACTGGACAGCCGGATGGCTTTCTAGATTACTACAACCAGCGCTGGTTTGACTATACAGGAATGACCCTAGAGCAAACTCAGGGGTGGGGATGGCAACCTGTACTACATCCGGACGACGTACAAAATTGTCTCGACACTTGGAATCATGCAGTGCAGACAGGCGAACCTTATAAAATTGAATATCGCTTCAAGAGAGCATCTGACGGAAAATATCGCTGGCACCTCGGTTGGGCGTTACCATTGCGCGATCGCAATGGCAATATTATCAAATGGTTTGGGACTTCTACGGATATTGACGACCAGAAGCGGGCTGAGGAAGGGTTGCGTCAGAGTGAGGAGCGGTATCGTTCTCTGGCACGCGCCACTACGCAGATAGTCTGGACTACCAACGGTCAAGGCGAGATGATTACCGAACAAGCTGATTGGACAGCTTATACTGGTCAATCTGAAGCCGAGATCCAGGGTTGGGGCTGGCTAGAAGCCGTTCATCCCGACGAGCGCGATCGCGCTTCCCAAGAGTGGTCTCAAGCCATCCAAACCAAAAGTATCTATAACGCCGAGTTTCGTCTGCGGGGTGCCGATGGTGATTATCGATACTTCAATGTCCGTGGCGTTCCCTTATTATCAGAAGAAGGTGAAATTCGCGAGTGGATTGGCACCTGCACCGATATTACAGAAAAAGTGCTTTCCCAAGAAGCAATTCGCCAGCTAAACGCCGAATTGGAAAAAAGAGTCATCGAACGCACCGCTCAATTAGAAGCAGCTAATAAAGAGCTAGAAGCTTTCTGCTATTCTGTCTCTCACGACTTGCGTAGTCCTCTGCGTGCCATCAACGGTTTCTCGCGGATCTTGCAGGAAGACTATAGCGATCAACTCGATCCGGAAGCCCAACGCTATCAACAAATGGTGCAGGACAACGCCCAGAAAATGGGCGAGTTAATAGATGATTTGCTCAGTTTCTCCCGGCTGTCGCGCCAACCGCTAAGAAAACAGCCAGTAGCTATTCTCGATCTAGTGCGTCAGGTACTCGCAGAACTACACCAAGAACAACAAAACCGTAATATTGAAATTACCATTGGCGAACTGCCCATTTGCCAGGGAGATGCAGCCTTACTCAAGCAAGTTTTTATCAATTTACTTTCCAACGCCTTCAAATTTACACGCGATCGCGAAATCGCTCAAATTGAAATTGGCTATAACAATCAGTCATTAACTAATACCCAAGAACTAATAACTAATGATGTTTATTTCATCAAAGACAACGGTGCAGGCTTTGATATGCGCTACGCCCATAAACTCTTTGGTGTCTTCCAGCGGCTACACCGTGCAGAAGAATATGAAGGAACCGGAGTAGGTTTAGCGATCGTACAACGCATCATCCACCGTCACGGCGGACGCATCTGGGCTGAATCAGCAGTCAACCAAGGTACAATTTTTTACTTTACCCTTACAGGTGCTAATGGCGACAATTGA
- a CDS encoding DUF433 domain-containing protein, which translates to MTLKELEKQLLSLTPAEKAQAIQLLAESLSNTWKGIEKTPGVCGGDACIAKTRIPVWVLVNARSLGISEAQLLYDYPTLSAADLANAWAYAKAYPQEIEIAIRMNEED; encoded by the coding sequence ATGACATTAAAAGAATTAGAAAAACAACTCCTTTCATTAACTCCCGCAGAAAAAGCTCAGGCAATCCAGTTATTAGCCGAAAGTTTAAGCAATACTTGGAAAGGAATTGAAAAGACTCCTGGCGTGTGTGGAGGCGATGCTTGTATTGCCAAAACTCGTATTCCTGTTTGGGTACTTGTAAATGCTCGTAGTTTGGGTATTAGCGAAGCACAACTATTATATGACTATCCAACTCTATCTGCTGCTGACTTAGCAAACGCTTGGGCTTATGCTAAAGCATATCCTCAAGAGATTGAAATAGCAATCAGAATGAACGAGGAAGATTAA
- a CDS encoding DUF433 domain-containing protein, with amino-acid sequence MTVKELEAQLEALTPTEKAEAIQILTKTLSNGSLGITKTPGVMGGDACISKTRLPVWLFVSLRRQGASDAQLLKFYPHISAADLVNVWAYADAHPEEIETALREQDEAMQEEA; translated from the coding sequence ATGACAGTCAAAGAATTAGAAGCACAACTCGAAGCCCTAACTCCAACGGAAAAGGCTGAAGCCATACAAATATTAACTAAAACTTTGAGCAACGGTTCGCTAGGTATTACAAAAACGCCTGGTGTAATGGGTGGAGATGCCTGCATCTCCAAAACTCGCCTTCCAGTTTGGCTGTTCGTGAGTTTGCGTCGTCAAGGTGCAAGTGATGCTCAACTGCTAAAATTTTATCCGCATATTAGTGCAGCCGACTTGGTGAATGTTTGGGCTTATGCTGATGCACACCCAGAGGAAATTGAAACAGCACTGCGAGAGCAAGACGAAGCAATGCAAGAAGAAGCATAA
- a CDS encoding DUF5615 family PIN-like protein has product MARLYADEQFPRRVVELLRDLGHDVLTVQEAGKANLQIPDEEVLAFAVNEERAILTLNRDDFFRLHRLQPEHFGIIACKDDRDRERMATRINEAISAEENLTGKLIRVNRPQG; this is encoded by the coding sequence ATGGCGCGTCTTTATGCAGACGAACAATTTCCAAGGAGGGTAGTGGAATTGCTACGAGATTTAGGTCACGACGTTCTGACAGTACAGGAAGCAGGAAAGGCAAATCTTCAGATTCCTGACGAGGAAGTGTTAGCATTTGCCGTAAATGAAGAACGGGCAATTTTGACTTTAAATCGGGATGATTTCTTCAGACTTCACCGCTTACAACCAGAACATTTTGGCATTATTGCTTGCAAAGATGACCGGGATAGGGAAAGAATGGCAACGCGCATTAATGAGGCTATTTCTGCTGAAGAAAATTTGACAGGTAAATTGATTCGTGTCAACCGTCCCCAGGGATGA
- a CDS encoding putative bifunctional diguanylate cyclase/phosphodiesterase has product MSVPLKVLLLEDSPTDSELTLHELRWAGFKPEWQRVDTEADYLAQLHPDLDLILADYTLPQFDALRALELLRSRNLDIPFIVVTGTVSEEVVVECMKHGAADYLLKDRLVRLGAAVSQALQAKQMRDHKRQTEAEKTQLIASLQESEQRFRALIENATDIILIVDENGVSQYVSPSVERILGYSPARVVGKSAVKFVHPEDITLVNQTFERAMENPSVSHRLPEYHVRHTNGSWCVFEAVTTNLLHDPAVAGIVVNCHDITHAKLAEEQLRYHAFYDSLCGLPNRKLFLDRLASRIECGKEHPESLFAVLFLDLDRFQMVKYSMGHLVGDQLLIATAGKLSSCLSASDTLARMGRDEFAILLDDIHDVGDAIRIAQQIHRKLGEPFKLNGREVFTTTSIGIALSKTEIKILTSETAGSSSVSSFSSLNPHYCILSADDDQPQDLLRAADTAMYYAKVQGRAGYAVFDPVMHTRAVDRLQLETDLRRAIAAHEFQLYYQPIVSLSTGKISGFEALVRWFHPTRGMVSPSEFIPVAEDTGLIVPIGALVLQEACRQLRVWQLKYPDFTDDLTISVNLSSVQFRQSGLIEQIDEILQETGLDPSFLKLEITESTIMENADSAKALLEQLKARNILLCIDDFGTGYSSLSYLHRWPIDTLKIDRSFVNGIGIEAHSREIIWTIVTLAGNLGMEVVAEGVETEQQLTQLRLLKRECHYGQGYLFSRPVDSEAAVKLFASELRW; this is encoded by the coding sequence ATGTCAGTTCCGCTGAAAGTTTTACTGCTTGAAGACTCACCAACCGATAGTGAACTAACTCTGCACGAACTGCGTTGGGCTGGTTTTAAACCAGAGTGGCAGCGCGTAGATACAGAAGCCGACTACCTGGCCCAATTGCATCCCGATCTTGACTTGATTCTGGCTGATTACACCTTGCCTCAATTTGATGCTCTCAGGGCGTTGGAACTTTTGCGATCGCGTAATTTAGACATTCCCTTCATAGTCGTTACTGGCACAGTTAGCGAAGAAGTGGTAGTAGAGTGCATGAAACACGGCGCAGCTGATTACCTGCTTAAAGATAGATTAGTGCGACTGGGGGCGGCGGTATCCCAGGCGCTGCAAGCGAAACAAATGCGCGACCATAAGCGACAGACTGAGGCGGAAAAGACACAATTAATCGCATCCCTACAAGAAAGCGAACAACGATTTCGAGCGTTAATCGAAAACGCCACCGACATTATTCTGATTGTTGATGAAAATGGTGTTTCACAATATGTTAGCCCTTCTGTTGAGCGAATTTTAGGATATTCACCAGCTAGGGTGGTTGGCAAAAGCGCTGTAAAGTTTGTTCACCCAGAGGATATAACTCTGGTTAATCAAACATTTGAGCGTGCTATGGAAAATCCCAGCGTTAGTCACCGACTACCGGAGTATCACGTTCGACATACCAACGGTTCTTGGTGCGTTTTTGAGGCTGTTACTACTAACTTACTGCACGATCCAGCAGTAGCTGGGATTGTAGTCAACTGCCACGATATTACTCACGCCAAGCTTGCCGAGGAACAGCTGCGATACCATGCTTTTTATGATTCGCTGTGTGGTTTGCCTAACCGAAAATTGTTTCTGGATCGTCTGGCAAGTCGCATAGAGTGTGGCAAAGAACACCCAGAGAGTTTATTTGCTGTCTTGTTTCTGGATTTGGATCGCTTTCAGATGGTCAAATACAGTATGGGACACTTGGTAGGCGACCAACTGCTGATTGCTACGGCTGGCAAGCTATCAAGCTGTCTGAGTGCCAGCGACACGCTAGCCCGGATGGGAAGAGACGAGTTTGCTATTCTGCTGGACGATATTCACGATGTAGGTGATGCTATTCGCATTGCCCAGCAGATCCACCGCAAGTTGGGGGAGCCTTTTAAACTGAATGGGCGCGAGGTGTTCACAACTACCAGTATCGGAATTGCTCTGAGTAAAACTGAGATAAAAATATTAACAAGTGAGACAGCAGGTAGTTCTTCGGTTTCCTCTTTCTCCTCGCTTAATCCTCATTACTGCATCCTCAGCGCTGATGATGACCAGCCTCAAGATTTGCTGCGGGCGGCGGATACGGCGATGTATTACGCCAAGGTACAGGGCAGGGCAGGTTATGCTGTGTTCGATCCGGTGATGCACACTCGTGCGGTGGATCGTTTGCAGTTAGAAACGGATCTGCGACGAGCGATCGCTGCCCATGAATTTCAACTTTACTATCAGCCAATTGTTTCCCTATCTACAGGCAAAATCAGTGGTTTTGAGGCTCTTGTCCGCTGGTTTCACCCGACGAGAGGCATGGTTTCTCCATCTGAATTTATCCCAGTGGCAGAAGATACTGGTCTGATCGTCCCTATTGGTGCGTTGGTACTTCAGGAAGCCTGCCGTCAGTTGCGTGTTTGGCAGCTGAAATATCCCGATTTTACGGATGATTTAACTATCAGCGTGAATCTTTCTAGTGTTCAGTTTAGGCAATCAGGTTTAATTGAGCAAATTGACGAAATTTTACAGGAAACTGGTCTTGATCCTAGTTTCTTGAAGTTGGAAATCACTGAAAGTACCATCATGGAAAATGCCGATTCTGCTAAAGCTTTGCTTGAGCAATTGAAGGCAAGGAATATTCTATTGTGTATTGATGACTTTGGTACAGGCTATTCTTCATTAAGTTATTTGCACCGCTGGCCTATAGATACTTTGAAGATTGACCGCTCTTTTGTCAATGGTATCGGCATTGAGGCTCACAGTCGGGAGATTATCTGGACAATTGTAACCCTGGCTGGCAATCTGGGTATGGAAGTGGTTGCAGAAGGTGTGGAAACTGAGCAGCAGTTGACTCAGTTGCGACTATTGAAACGGGAATGCCATTATGGGCAGGGATATTTGTTTTCTCGGCCAGTGGATAGCGAGGCGGCTGTGAAGTTGTTTGCCTCAGAGTTGCGATGGTAA
- the coaE gene encoding dephospho-CoA kinase (Dephospho-CoA kinase (CoaE) performs the final step in coenzyme A biosynthesis.) — translation MNNDYKRRIIGLTGGIGTGKTTVSNYLASVYNLPILDADVYARDAVKVGSTILNLIVERYGSDILLPDETLDRGRLGNVVFNNFGERRWLEQQIHPFVRDRIVEAIDSFNLHPTVVLVVPLLFEAGMTDLCTEVWVVSCSQQQQIQRLIKRDRLTFEQAQARINSQMPIDQKCAKADVVLDNSSTLEFLLQQVDAAIKSFEC, via the coding sequence ATGAATAATGATTATAAACGGCGGATTATTGGTTTAACTGGGGGCATCGGGACTGGCAAAACTACGGTTTCAAATTATCTTGCCAGTGTCTACAATTTGCCGATTTTGGATGCGGATGTTTATGCAAGAGATGCTGTAAAAGTTGGTTCGACGATACTGAATCTGATTGTTGAGCGCTACGGTTCAGATATACTGCTACCGGATGAAACCTTAGATCGCGGGCGGTTGGGTAATGTTGTTTTTAACAACTTTGGGGAACGTCGGTGGCTAGAACAACAGATTCATCCTTTTGTGCGCGATCGCATTGTCGAGGCAATTGATAGTTTTAATCTACATCCCACGGTGGTATTAGTGGTGCCTTTGCTGTTTGAAGCTGGGATGACTGATCTGTGTACAGAAGTGTGGGTTGTAAGCTGTTCGCAACAACAGCAGATCCAGAGATTGATTAAACGCGATCGCTTAACTTTTGAACAGGCGCAAGCTAGAATAAACAGCCAGATGCCAATAGACCAGAAGTGTGCCAAGGCTGATGTCGTTCTTGACAACTCCTCGACTTTAGAATTTCTGCTCCAACAGGTAGACGCAGCCATAAAAAGTTTTGAGTGTTGA
- a CDS encoding DUF5615 family PIN-like protein has translation MASLYADEQFPLQVVELLRTLGHDVLTVQEAGNAGFSDPEVLAFAVSNVRAVLSQNRRDFIRLHIQQPDHAGIIVCTEDKNLERLATRINDAISAEETLTGKLIRVNRPQI, from the coding sequence ATGGCAAGTCTCTATGCCGATGAACAATTCCCATTGCAAGTTGTGGAATTATTAAGAACTTTGGGGCATGATGTCTTGACAGTTCAAGAAGCAGGAAATGCTGGATTTTCTGACCCAGAAGTATTAGCTTTTGCAGTGAGTAACGTTCGCGCAGTTCTATCACAAAATCGTCGTGATTTTATCCGACTACATATTCAACAACCTGACCATGCTGGCATTATTGTATGCACAGAGGATAAAAACTTGGAGAGGCTGGCGACGCGCATTAATGATGCTATTTCTGCTGAAGAAACTTTGACAGGTAAATTGATTCGTGTCAACCGTCCCCAGATATAA
- a CDS encoding DUF1499 domain-containing protein — MTVFAGKRPTNLGVQSGKLAPCPSTPNCVNSQSQDSEHKIEPLTYNSSAAQAIADLKTVIQSLPKTKIVAETDNYLYAEFTTKLMGFVDDVEFYVDDAAKTIHVRSASRLGQSDLGVNRKRIETLRAKLNELRS; from the coding sequence ATGACCGTGTTTGCCGGAAAACGACCCACAAATCTAGGTGTACAGTCAGGAAAACTAGCGCCATGTCCTAGTACGCCCAACTGTGTCAACAGCCAAAGCCAGGATAGCGAACATAAAATTGAGCCTCTTACCTACAACTCTAGCGCCGCACAAGCGATCGCTGATCTCAAGACAGTTATCCAGTCTCTCCCTAAAACCAAAATTGTTGCCGAAACCGACAATTACCTCTACGCGGAATTCACCACCAAACTTATGGGGTTTGTCGATGATGTAGAATTCTATGTCGATGATGCCGCAAAAACCATCCACGTCCGTTCAGCTTCCCGCCTGGGACAGTCAGATTTAGGCGTGAACCGTAAAAGAATAGAGACACTAAGAGCCAAACTCAACGAACTCCGAAGCTAA